From a region of the Dyella jiangningensis genome:
- the purE gene encoding 5-(carboxyamino)imidazole ribonucleotide mutase: MTSTSLPPRVGVVMGSRSDWETMEHAANVLAELGVAHEVRVVSAHRTPDLLFQYAEEAVERGIQVIIAGAGGAAHLPGMLAAKTRLPVLGVPVQSKALNGMDSLLSIAQMPAGIPVGTLAIGRAGAVNAGLLAASVLALHDASLAKAVEAYRTRQTQSVLDHPDPRT, encoded by the coding sequence ATGACCTCGACTTCCCTCCCGCCGCGCGTGGGTGTTGTGATGGGCTCCCGCTCGGACTGGGAAACCATGGAGCATGCGGCCAACGTGTTGGCCGAGCTGGGCGTTGCGCACGAGGTGCGCGTGGTATCCGCACATCGCACCCCGGACCTGTTGTTCCAGTACGCGGAAGAGGCCGTCGAGCGCGGTATCCAGGTCATCATTGCCGGCGCCGGCGGCGCGGCCCACCTGCCGGGCATGCTGGCGGCCAAGACCCGCTTGCCCGTGCTCGGCGTCCCGGTGCAGTCGAAGGCGCTCAATGGCATGGATTCGCTGCTCTCGATCGCGCAGATGCCTGCCGGCATTCCGGTCGGCACGCTGGCCATCGGTCGCGCTGGTGCAGTGAACGCGGGTCTGTTGGCCGCTTCGGTGCTTGCGTTGCACGATGCTTCGCTGGCCAAGGCGGTCGAGGCCTATCGCACGCGCCAGACGCAGAGCGTGCTCGACCATCCGGATCCCCGCACGTGA
- a CDS encoding Trm112 family protein has product MDKRLLDILCCPVSKVPVRPLSRSELEALNAAIAAGGVQNVAGAAVQTALSEGLITTDRKVIYRVDDGIPVMLPEEGIGTLQLRDFPAAA; this is encoded by the coding sequence ATGGATAAACGCCTGCTCGATATCCTGTGCTGCCCGGTCAGCAAGGTCCCGGTCCGCCCTCTCAGCCGCAGCGAGCTGGAGGCACTCAACGCCGCCATTGCCGCTGGCGGGGTCCAGAACGTCGCCGGCGCGGCGGTGCAAACGGCACTGTCCGAGGGCCTCATCACCACCGATCGCAAAGTGATCTACCGGGTGGACGACGGCATCCCCGTCATGCTGCCCGAAGAGGGCATCGGCACCCTCCAGTTGCGGGATTTCCCGGCCGCCGCCTGA
- a CDS encoding DUF1631 domain-containing protein — MKDASEPSNIVSLTQRLDPSSERGGALLNTVRDIAGRRLQILINGMFEHVDDALFDLAEKAENNAAQMHYFDGMREVRKRRPIVERSFLAHVSRELSDFAANQRTAPSSGIQLPVGTAELSLVADNELEESLAITSMIGKNETRLTRELFSVNQRLSVIYGGLKIEDGSNPVGPASLSQAFRLAMRELNAEMRVKLIIYKLFDRYVLASLDELYQEINAELIRAGVLPQLRHEVSRSGATGRGAGAATADGGQEGGAYLGDDEGSASSELLQTLHTLFSARRGAPATAMRMPAGAVQLPSANELIGALSVLQSQAAINQPLPLGAGNALELAGEVQQLKEHLLAQIGSLRGEKPSQVSTIDEDTIDLVGMLFEFILEDRNLPTEMQVLLARLQIPYLKAAILDRKLFAHRQHPARRLLDSLADAAKGWSAESDRDHRLHDKIKSIVDRLLQDFDDDISIFERLCVELQEFQDISRRRAELAEQRVAESTRGREKLEQARRRAAREILSRIDGHTLPPLIHGVLSRAWANYLVLTILRQGEESSEFRDALRFANDFIDSTKPARTLDERRALRQMLPGIERALRRGLANVAFQESDIDRLLAQLHTYYRHQLGEAVPEAEIQAVAEPSSLPIPESIQPIAEAELARSEPEPEPLVDTPEMQLVAELKPGIWLEFITGPETVERAKLSWISPMSGRYLFVNRRGLKVADHAPHELAEALARGSARVLDSTALFDRALDAIVGRLSQPATATSPATE; from the coding sequence ATGAAAGACGCCAGTGAACCTTCCAACATCGTCAGCCTGACCCAGCGCCTGGATCCGTCCAGCGAGCGCGGAGGCGCCCTTTTGAACACCGTCCGGGACATCGCTGGCCGCCGCCTGCAGATCTTGATCAACGGCATGTTCGAGCATGTCGATGACGCCCTGTTCGACCTCGCCGAAAAGGCCGAGAACAACGCGGCGCAAATGCACTACTTCGACGGCATGCGTGAAGTGCGCAAGCGCCGCCCCATCGTCGAGCGCTCCTTTCTCGCCCATGTATCGCGCGAACTGAGCGATTTTGCTGCCAACCAGCGTACTGCGCCGAGCAGCGGCATCCAGCTTCCCGTCGGCACCGCGGAACTCTCGCTGGTGGCGGACAACGAACTGGAAGAATCGTTGGCCATCACCAGCATGATCGGCAAGAACGAGACGCGCCTGACGCGCGAGCTGTTCTCGGTGAATCAGCGCCTGTCGGTCATCTACGGCGGCCTCAAGATCGAAGACGGCAGCAATCCGGTCGGTCCGGCATCGCTCTCGCAGGCGTTCCGGCTGGCGATGCGCGAGCTCAACGCGGAGATGCGCGTCAAGCTCATCATCTACAAGCTGTTCGATCGCTATGTGCTGGCATCGCTGGACGAGCTCTACCAGGAGATCAATGCCGAACTGATTCGCGCCGGCGTGCTGCCCCAGTTGCGCCACGAAGTGTCGCGCAGCGGCGCCACCGGGCGCGGTGCGGGCGCAGCCACCGCCGATGGCGGCCAGGAAGGCGGCGCCTACCTGGGTGATGACGAAGGCAGCGCCTCCAGCGAACTGCTGCAGACGCTGCACACGCTGTTCAGTGCCCGCCGCGGCGCACCGGCCACCGCCATGCGCATGCCGGCCGGCGCCGTGCAGCTGCCCAGCGCCAATGAGTTGATCGGTGCACTGAGCGTGCTGCAGAGCCAGGCGGCCATCAACCAGCCGTTGCCCCTTGGCGCGGGCAACGCGCTGGAGCTTGCCGGCGAAGTGCAGCAGCTCAAGGAGCACCTGCTGGCGCAGATCGGCTCGCTGCGTGGCGAGAAGCCCAGCCAGGTGTCGACCATCGACGAGGACACCATCGACCTCGTCGGCATGCTGTTCGAATTCATCCTCGAGGACCGCAACCTGCCCACCGAGATGCAGGTGCTGCTGGCTCGCCTGCAGATCCCATATCTCAAGGCCGCCATCCTCGACCGCAAGCTGTTCGCGCACCGCCAGCATCCTGCACGCCGCCTGCTCGACAGCCTGGCCGACGCCGCCAAGGGTTGGTCGGCCGAGTCCGATCGCGACCACCGCCTGCACGACAAGATCAAGTCCATCGTCGACCGCCTCCTGCAGGACTTCGACGACGACATCAGCATTTTCGAACGCCTGTGCGTCGAACTGCAGGAATTCCAGGACATCAGCCGCCGCCGTGCCGAACTGGCCGAGCAGCGCGTGGCCGAGTCCACCCGCGGACGGGAAAAACTGGAACAGGCGCGCCGCCGCGCGGCACGCGAAATCCTCAGCCGTATAGACGGCCATACGCTGCCGCCGCTGATCCATGGCGTGCTCTCGCGCGCATGGGCCAATTACCTGGTGCTGACCATCCTGCGCCAGGGCGAGGAATCCAGCGAGTTCCGCGACGCGCTCCGCTTCGCCAACGACTTCATCGACAGCACCAAGCCCGCACGCACGCTGGACGAGCGCCGCGCGCTGCGCCAGATGTTGCCCGGCATCGAGCGTGCGCTGCGCCGCGGCCTGGCCAACGTTGCTTTCCAGGAAAGCGACATCGATCGCCTGCTGGCGCAGCTGCATACCTACTACCGCCACCAGCTCGGCGAAGCCGTGCCGGAGGCGGAGATCCAGGCCGTCGCCGAGCCCAGCAGCCTGCCGATCCCGGAGAGCATCCAGCCGATCGCCGAGGCGGAACTCGCCCGCTCCGAACCGGAGCCTGAGCCGCTGGTCGACACGCCGGAAATGCAGCTCGTGGCCGAGCTGAAGCCGGGTATCTGGCTTGAGTTCATCACGGGTCCGGAAACGGTCGAGCGCGCCAAGCTGTCCTGGATCAGCCCGATGAGCGGGCGCTACCTGTTCGTGAATCGCCGCGGCCTCAAGGTCGCCGACCACGCCCCGCACGAACTGGCTGAGGCGCTCGCCCGCGGCTCGGCTCGCGTGCTTGATTCCACGGCCCTGTTCGACCGCGCGCTGGATGCCATCGTCGGTCGCCTCAGCCAGCCTGCCACGGCGACCAGCCCCGCAACCGAATGA
- the nadC gene encoding carboxylating nicotinate-nucleotide diphosphorylase, with protein MTSQRLVPPASDLIRADVERAFAEDIGTGDATADLLPASALASATLTCREHAVIAGIDWFNACFASLDPGIQIEWLLSDGDRAEAGSVICRLHGRARPMVSAERSALNFLQLLSGTATTTAAYVAAVAGTGVRVLDTRKTVPGLRLAQKYAVRCGGGHNHRVGLYDAILVKENHIIAAGGIRAAAEAARRLHPKLLLEIEVENLEELQQALDAGADRIMLDNFTLPLMREAVAIAKGRAELEISGNVDLSTIADYAGTGVDYISVGALTKHVRAVDLSLRLKLD; from the coding sequence ATGACTTCCCAACGACTTGTTCCTCCGGCGTCCGACCTGATCCGGGCCGACGTCGAGCGCGCATTTGCCGAAGATATCGGCACCGGCGACGCCACCGCCGACCTCCTTCCCGCCTCGGCCTTGGCCAGCGCCACCCTGACCTGCCGCGAGCATGCCGTCATCGCCGGCATCGACTGGTTCAATGCCTGCTTCGCCAGCCTGGACCCCGGCATACAGATCGAATGGCTGCTGAGTGATGGCGATCGCGCCGAAGCCGGCTCGGTGATTTGCCGACTGCACGGACGCGCCCGCCCGATGGTGAGCGCCGAACGATCGGCGCTGAACTTCCTGCAGCTGCTTTCGGGCACCGCCACCACGACCGCCGCCTACGTTGCCGCCGTGGCCGGTACCGGCGTGCGCGTATTGGACACCCGCAAGACCGTGCCCGGTCTTCGCCTGGCACAGAAATATGCGGTGCGCTGCGGTGGCGGCCATAACCATCGCGTGGGCCTGTACGACGCCATCCTGGTGAAGGAAAACCACATCATCGCCGCCGGTGGCATCCGCGCCGCGGCCGAAGCGGCCCGCCGCCTGCATCCAAAGCTGCTGCTGGAAATCGAGGTCGAGAACCTGGAAGAACTGCAGCAGGCACTGGACGCTGGCGCCGACCGCATCATGCTCGACAACTTCACCTTGCCGCTGATGCGCGAGGCCGTGGCTATTGCCAAAGGCCGTGCGGAGCTGGAGATTTCCGGCAATGTCGACCTGAGCACGATTGCCGACTATGCCGGCACCGGCGTGGACTACATCTCGGTCGGCGCCTTGACCAAGCACGTGCGGGCCGTCGACCTGTCACTGCGCTTGAAGCTGGACTGA
- a CDS encoding DUF3301 domain-containing protein has translation MSELPDLMLLLVLLAVIGGWLKLSRAREQATQEARQLCRQHGLQLLDESVGLRSLKLRRARGQWFWERCYTFEVSIDGDDREPGKLWMSGRALTGLSLPTIQSHLPDLMAEHVPRTSQSGNVVPLRPRLNRDSSLH, from the coding sequence ATGAGTGAACTTCCCGACCTGATGCTGTTGCTGGTCCTGCTGGCTGTCATAGGCGGCTGGTTGAAGCTGAGCCGCGCCCGCGAGCAGGCAACCCAGGAAGCGCGCCAGCTGTGCCGCCAGCATGGCCTGCAGCTGCTGGATGAAAGCGTGGGGCTGCGCAGCCTCAAGCTGCGACGTGCAAGAGGCCAATGGTTCTGGGAGCGCTGCTATACCTTCGAGGTGAGCATCGACGGTGACGACCGGGAGCCAGGGAAACTGTGGATGTCAGGCCGCGCCCTCACCGGCCTGAGCCTTCCCACGATCCAGAGCCACCTGCCGGACCTGATGGCAGAGCACGTGCCGCGAACCTCGCAAAGCGGCAACGTCGTGCCGCTGCGTCCCCGCTTGAACAGGGACAGCAGCCTGCACTGA
- a CDS encoding ClpXP protease specificity-enhancing factor: MTDDKLPPMTSNRPYLLRAIYDWITDNNLTPYVLVDAAREGVRVPPQVIKNGQVVLNLAMRAVANLDLGNDWISFQARFSGVSHNIHIPVQAVLALYAQENGQGMMFPADEGGDNPPPPSDPDDTPPSPESDQAGDKPKRSAPFLRVVK; the protein is encoded by the coding sequence ATGACCGACGACAAGCTACCGCCGATGACCTCCAATCGCCCCTATCTCTTGCGGGCAATTTATGACTGGATCACCGACAACAACCTCACTCCCTACGTGCTGGTGGATGCCGCCCGCGAAGGCGTGCGGGTACCGCCTCAGGTCATCAAGAACGGCCAGGTGGTGTTGAACCTCGCGATGCGTGCTGTGGCCAACCTGGATCTCGGCAACGACTGGATCAGTTTCCAGGCCCGTTTTTCCGGCGTCAGCCACAACATCCATATCCCCGTGCAGGCCGTGCTGGCGCTCTACGCCCAGGAGAACGGGCAGGGCATGATGTTTCCTGCCGACGAAGGCGGGGACAACCCGCCGCCGCCCTCCGACCCTGATGACACGCCGCCCTCGCCCGAGAGCGATCAGGCGGGCGACAAGCCCAAGCGCAGCGCGCCCTTCCTGCGCGTCGTGAAATAA
- a CDS encoding glutathione S-transferase N-terminal domain-containing protein, producing MVQSARSRTALTLYTTADGIQCHRTRLVLAAKGVSYERVLVDPAKPPEDLLELNPYGTTPTLVDRDLTLYNTAVVCEYLDERYPHPPLMPIDPLSRARLRLATVRIELDWLPEIETIKAGGRPADAARKRLREHLLASLPLFKASRFFLNPEMSLTDCLVAPVVWRLPWLGVDLGRDGKPILDYGERLFASQGYARSMTAEEKAMRP from the coding sequence ATGGTTCAAAGCGCTCGTTCGCGTACCGCACTCACCCTGTACACCACCGCGGATGGCATCCAGTGCCACCGCACCCGTCTGGTGCTTGCAGCCAAGGGCGTCAGCTATGAACGGGTGCTGGTGGACCCGGCCAAGCCCCCCGAAGACCTGCTCGAGCTGAACCCCTACGGCACCACGCCGACCCTGGTCGACAGGGACCTCACCCTCTACAACACGGCAGTCGTCTGCGAATACCTGGACGAACGCTATCCCCATCCCCCGCTGATGCCGATCGATCCGCTGTCCCGTGCGCGGCTGCGCCTGGCCACGGTGCGCATCGAGCTCGACTGGCTGCCCGAGATTGAAACCATCAAGGCTGGCGGACGCCCGGCGGATGCCGCCCGCAAGCGGTTGCGTGAGCACCTGCTGGCCTCGCTGCCGCTCTTCAAGGCATCGCGGTTCTTCCTCAACCCCGAGATGAGCCTGACCGATTGCCTGGTGGCACCCGTGGTCTGGCGCCTGCCGTGGCTGGGAGTGGACCTGGGACGCGACGGCAAGCCCATCCTCGATTACGGCGAGCGGCTGTTCGCCAGCCAGGGCTATGCACGCAGCATGACCGCTGAAGAAAAGGCCATGCGGCCCTGA